The following is a genomic window from Episyrphus balteatus chromosome 1, idEpiBalt1.1, whole genome shotgun sequence.
aattttgtcaATCAAATTTCGAATCGCATTTTATTCCtctatttgtaaatttttttctttctaaatgtgttctttaaataaaatttaaacaaaaaacaaaaacaattcaatacaaacaaaaaaatctaataaaaacacaaacgaTAGAtggaaaatgtaaatattttcagataaggttaaaaacattttaatacataatcaactcttttttttttttcttgtttactATTTGTTTGAATATATTTCTCAGAATCAGTATAcgatgttttattatttttttcagttttttttttcagatggttttatttcctttttttatttgatgatactttttagttttattgCAACTTACTTAATTAAGATAGTTTAAGATTTGTGTGCAATTGTTTTTAATACTCCAATCGAATGAAAACTAGTGTTCTATCGCATTTGTTAATTCGATCCCTTGCATGAGTCGATTCTAAATGTGCGGATTTGGATAAGAATCTAATCTTTGGACTCGATCTTTGTTAATTGGATTTCAAACAACTAGTTGGGTTGGGTCATAATAAACCAGTtggaattttttacaataattgtGGGCGTGGCAGTCGGCGGTATTTTCTTtcagaaattaaatttgttgcccgtttaaaaaaacgaacgctgataattttatcgaaatctttgcagatgttacaaaaaaaaaaaatgataaaaatgcgaaaagtggAGTTTGAAGTAGGCGGATTTTTCTTAAACTACCTACTTAGAAGGTACAAAATCtgaaaattttatcgaaatcatTTAAGCCGTTTTCAAGAAATCATCAATTTTATAAAGTTAAGCTCAATatcatatgattttttttttattatgagcGCTCTTAAATACAGTACCAACCTTAGGAAAAGGGGgattatttcttttaaagttCTAAATCTTTAACAATAAGGAAAAATATTGATATGAGAGAGAAAAACTCAAGCGGCTAATGCAGTGCACAGTCTCATAGTACGACTAAAAAAAGAGAATCTTCGTACTTGTTGGGCATTCTTTAAAGTACGACCACTACGGTTGAATTGTTCAAGGGGAGGTATGCAGCTAgctatttaatttgaaattgaaaaaaatatgcgtGAGTTCCCATCCCTCTCGCTGGCTAATTGGGATCCAAGATGGGTTTAACTACTTTTCATCCTAAGTTTcagttttttcgtatgtttacatacttgcagtgactgctttttattccgtcaattccattataatttttgaacaacaacatattgaaggtgctaccaccaagtgttttatggctagagttacagtactgtttcacggacgccaatccgatcatcagactctttattccattttgtatgtggtgcttagtctagtaatttttcatttaactttTCATCCTATCCTGGCCATTCCAAGAACAATGAACTCGAATGCGTGTCGAAAATTGATAAAAGTgcaaaattaaatgtaaaaatgttGCTTTAGGTCGCTCTTTAGATAAGACAAAACTTGAATTCGTACATGTCATAATCCGAACATTCTTGTAAATTTTGTCTCCACTAATATAAACTTCATTTACTGCAGTGTGAGACTGGAGTTTTTGTTTTGCTGTTGCATTGCAGGAAAACTGTATTTTACTTTTGTCTtattcagccctatcgtgaacttcacgtgaacaagatttCACTTAACCCGTATTGTGAGTTCCGATCGAAAAGTTGTTCAAGTTCGAAAAACTTCcgtatataaattttgttcagGTAATAGCTAGAAAGAAACTAGTTAAGTGGAAAATGCTAATTCCCTTGGGGTGAAACTCGCAATAGCGAACTTTTGAAATATCCGGCTTTCGAAATTTCGGGCGAGCTATAATAGTTCGAGTGGAAAAATGTTCACGTGAAGTTAACGATAGGGCTGATTATTAACTTTTGATTTGAGTAACATTTACATTAGTAATCTGCTAAATCCAAAGGAATCTGGCTGTTGTTGAAGTGCTTAGTTAATTACCGTTTTTCTCAAAGTTTTCGGATTCAATACACAACTGACACGTTCGAATTATGTATGATTCGTAACCTCAAATCTATTTAGAATATTTTGTACTcttaaatttattctttaaaatctGGGTGCATTAAAAAAAGACAGGGGTCTTGCAATCATTAAGTTAAACTCTAAGGCCGGTATTCTTCAAAGGCTCATACCTCAGAGCGCCCACAAGCCTTTTAACAATGTAACTTTTAACATGTAACTTACAAGTGTCTTGATAAATCCGAAACCTGAACCTAAAAGAGTGCTCTTATGTTATCAGCGCTTCAAGAATACTGGTCTAAAAGAAATTCAAggaatatttgaattttattaagccctgatttttcagtcgtcagttagactatcagaagaataaatgtctataaaaaaaaaattttatttctaggaataagctctaactgaggtttatttgaaaattaaaaaaatagacctaaaacaaaaaaaagtatgtgtttaaaaaattgagTTATAAGAGACTCAACTTTtgcattaagttttttttttaagagtaggtaaacattattaaataatgttttgaatattgcgttagtgtgtttttttatttacatacttattttttattattctattttataaacctaaaatataatattttaaaataatttcaactaATATAAATTTATCAATGAGTGAgtgtgaaattgaaaaataaaaaattaaaaaaaaaaaaaatcaatgaaaattaGAAGTTTGTAGCATAATAATGAAAATGTTGAAATCGAATCGAAaccaaaatagaataaaataaacaaaagtgggtgcgaagcattttttttttgtaattttgcctttaacaaaataaaaaaaaaatattaaaaaaggcaattaaaaataattaaataatatgttttcaaaaccaaaattttaaaaacttcataaaactaacacttagtaaatatttttaaaccaaactcataaaaaaattaatttaaatcaatacaaaaaaataaaaataaacgaaaaaacttatttatcatttaaaacaaaaaaggttattaaaataaaacttaaataaaaaataaaattataaaataaataaaaaacgtaaacaaaacagAATATAGActgttttacaattttattctttaattataaaacaaaaaacaaacaaacaaaaaatggaaacgtgtattatgaattgaaaacaaaaacaaaaaaaaatatgtttgaatGTTGTTTACAAACATTATTATTGTATTTTAATCTATATGTAATGTTATTTTATtcacataaataaaatacaaagcaTCCATTAAATTGAGTTGTAattatttgttattgttttttgtgtttttatttctcTGAACATCAAAGCATATCTCGAAATCCAGAAATCAGATGATAGAGATCGAATAAAAAGGTATGGTACCTAGGGTAGAGTTGCATAtttgcggccgtctccagtttccggccacctttcggaaaatcgttataactagtgatttcgtagcTCGTAGGCTTTATTCCAAAttcttgctcttatgctgttctcttATATCATGTCTattctattagaaaaaccataaaacccagtttccgtggaagtcgttttttttttttttgataaaaacgatTTATCGATAAATGCTAGTGTCCGACCGAAGGTCGATTTTCAGGGGAAACCTAAGTCGAATTATTAGGCTGAAAGAAAATCTTCGGCCGAAGCCAAATCCAAAgcctaagctttaaaaaatacaaaaattctccTTTCCAATtggataaaaatgtttttatttatttatttatgatggcacacatgtgttttgaaatttttgaatacctacCGAAGAAGATTACAATCTTTTCTTCGGTattcaaaaatttctctcatatgagaatatttttaagaaagttggccacctagatttattttataccaaaggtgtttaaaatttttcataaaatactttttttacattttgcaaaaGGTttaatagctatgaaatttttaaactgttaatgtactcatccaatcattgtagaaaagaaagaaatgaataaaattcattaattcgtggttgtagtgaacgaacacattaagatgataaaattaaaaatatgtacactgaacgaaaaaaagccaatatttagaacttttttctatctgtttttagaacagtcctaagtgtagctatcagccgttttagggttgccCATTCTCTATCGGCCACCCTGTATTATATTCGGACccattctaaacaaaaattaccagggaaatggtttcgggagaagggccccaatcggaaaaatggtgaaaattattcttaaggggtaataacaccttgtaaaccatgaaatcgagcgtcatattcatcaccgtataaaacaaagaggaaatattattttcttttggtgtttgttaagtttaattaagtatattaataggtaacagaataggctaatgttaaattttttaatgatgtgaaattttttaaatgtcggtgtagttcaggatgatagtaaaatcctgtgctcccatcgggcgaccaactaactcctacagtttttaaccgattgggctgaaattttgtgtggagcttaaaaatactattctctagtaaagtaaaggatttttttgaaatattaaaatttaacgattttatggtctttttttcaacgaattttgttttttgaatgaaataatttttttaaactaatgccatttctttaaaaactaatatttcaaaaaaatagagaatagtatttttaagctccacacaaaatttcagcccaatcggttaaaaactgtaggagttagttggtcgcccgatgagagcacaggattttactatcatcctgaactacaccgacatttaaaaaatttcacatcattaaaaaatttaacattagcctattctgttacctattaatatacttaattaaacttaacaaacaccaaaagaaaataatatttcttctttgttttatacggtgatgaaaatgacggtcgatttcgtggtttacaaggtgttattaccccttaaccattgaagaacgaaattcaagctaaaaaaataatgaaatttcaggaacttttcagttgggagtttgttttcagaataggcttgattatgacgattacaactcaacttcaactttttgaatcgttattcctaagaaacggtgggtgttaggaaaaaaagtgtcatgactttttttatagataataatCTGGTTTACaatttttggattgaaaattttttgataagacttaccgttttgctgaaaatcgtgaaaaaccagtttttgtgacctttgaccccaagtaaatttttttcctggtctggatcgatgaggactttttagatttacttgatgatggtgtttccaacaatcctaccaattttcagcttgctgggaattaatgtaacctcggatgtcttaATTGACCGGACTAGCTATAATACTTTTACattaatttcaaatctatcttcGTCTTTCTATCttgaaacgtcaaattttaaccactagtgtGAAATTTTACCATGCTTAgcagctgggtaaattttaacccattttattcaccacgctagtgtcaaaatttaaccaaatgtcaaattttaaccaacattttaacgcaattcgtaCACGGCCTAAGTGTTTTCTGCGCAGTACTTTACGGTTTTTTTCCTCGATGAACCTTGGCTTTTTCCGTGGCCATTCACACTTTTCTATTGATTTTGCTGCGGTCATTACCGGAGttacacgattttttttaacagactTCAATGGTTTTTATCGTGATCATAGAAGGTTGTTCTGCGGTGAACCGCGGTCATTTCCGTGGAAAAAAACCGGGGAGGACTACAGAAAAAaccatgaaagaaaaaatcatggAGAACCGCGACAAAAATCGAGGTTCTTCGtggaaaaaagaattattataaGTTTTGTCTTGAAATTGCGAacttccgcaaaaaaaaaatcaaggttcaTGGAGGAAAAAACCGTGGAGGACCGTCGAAAAAACTAATGATAGTGAAAAATAGTTACATGGAAAACTTCGATTgaaagaccaaaaaaaaaaaaaaacgccgcTCATCACGGAAAAACATAGATGACTGCGGTAAAAACCGTGGTACACTGCGAGTAACCACGTGGAAGAGCTCGGAAAAAACGGTTGATGACCGCGAATGACTGCGAATAAATCGAGGAAAACCCGTGATATATCGCAGAAGAGAAAGTAAGTACCAGGAAAGACAGCGattctaaaacaaaacttttttttaaaacaaaacaaaaacaaagaattttttgaaatgtaatttttatgcgttaattaatatttaatatctattgatttttttttttcctgaaaaatgtttgaaaatttgtatttataagcaatttaaaaaaaaaaacgtttctaacgattttcaatttcttttataattttttgttaaatgataCAGTGGCGTAAAAAAAACGCAgaaattcacaaaaaaccaTGCCAGTATTTTTGGATCCAATTTTTGAATACCAATGAATAgtacaaacataaaaacaattgaatttgACTAGAAGAAtagtcaaagttttttttaaactcagaaaaatgtttaatcaaaacctctagtttgtttttttgacgCATAACTTACCTACCCTATAATGTaccttctaaataataaaaactcaattttttaagtatcataatttttaatttattttacttatttagtATACTTAAAAACGAAGTTTATTCACATATTACATGGTACAGTAATACATTATTGTGttgagtaatagaaaaaagaaaatatttgttgttgttttattcattattaATTCACTAAAAGAAGAGTTTCTtgttaagaaattatttttatttatctgaTCTTTAAGACAGATTGGCcttgtttttaattatatatacTAGCATATTCTCACTTTTtgcttttgtattttaaataacaaaaaaaaagaagaatctaACATTTTTAAACACTATGGTCCTTGCTTAATTGATGGCATTATTTCTGATTCTGTCGacacatttaaagaaaaatttgtgatatttcttttttaatttttattaaataagaaaatgtaTTCTTAATGTAATatgcttattttttctttcgcaTTCGATATATTATTAATATATATATTAcacaaaatatcaattaaattatatattaagGAAAATAAGAattctaatatttaaaaataaaattaaacaaacaatataataatatatttatataatctttcttattttttttttgtttttagtttttttttagatacgtTCGCCCAATTTTATCTtcgtttgatttaaaattaaatttaaatatttttttatttttgtttaacgtaagaaaatacatacatttatatatatatttttgtttaagaatttaaatttaaatttattgcgCGTTCGGGGCGGGCATGAGTGCAGACGAGAGACCACTCAAAACGGCATATTTAATCGACCTTAACCACACTGTAGATCTTACGAATGAACCAGAAACAAGCAAAGAATCCAATTGTTCCTGTGAGCAGGAAGAAAAGGAACACCATTATGGCGGTGTATCCAAAGTACAAAAACGTCGAAGCTCCATCTTTGATGGACAATTTTGTGGCAAAGTAATGACAGCAATAGATGAAAAGATAGGCAGCGGTAAAACCAGATGTTAGGAAAGAACGCCACCACCAATGATAATCCTCCGCACAAAGATGGAAATAGCAAAGGAGAATTGTAGTTTCGGAGCAGGTTATCACCAGAATTAGGAAAACAAGGAAGAGGAATCCAAACATGTAATACATTTGATTGGACCAAATGGAGTTGAGAATGAAGAAGAGCTGAATGAAAATACAACCGAAGGGAAGGACTCCTCCCATAATGATTCCGGGGATTGGCTGTGTGTAGACAGATTGATCGGGAATTTGTCGTGGTATTTGATTCGTTCGGACGGGATGTTCCAATGCCTGCCAATAGattatgaattaaaataaaaaagtctttAGGATATTTTGATTGCAATACTTACGCGCTTTCTAAAACCAAAGTAAGCTCCAACGAATGTGAGAGGAACTGAGACACCAAACCATAGTGCCAACAGTGCAACCAAAGTACTAAATGGCACTGCTCCAGAGCTTCCTTCTCCCCATAGAACAAGATTCATTACGAAGAACAAGCAAAATACGACACTGAAAAGGAAACCATGAACAAAATTTACTCAATGCATACGAACAAAAAACCTACCCTGGACAAACAATCGATGTTAACATAACATTGCTCTTCCACTTAATGCCACCAAAGCTTTTGTAAATTCTCGCCGACACATATCCAGCTGGAGTTCCAAGTGAAACATACAAGACCATAGCACATGTCATTAGGGCGCCTCGATTAGCAGGCGATAGGAATCCCAAACAAGCAAATGCCAAAGTAATCAATGTCATGCATGTAACTTGAACACCTGAACCCAAAAACACAGACAACAGCATTCCCTTGCGTGGTGGACGGAAGACATCACCATGAACCAATTTCCATCCGAATTCTTCTTGAGCATCTTCGCCACTTTCCATTTGATTGTAGCGTGCAATATCCTTGTGCAAAGTACGAAGCATAATCATGGCAACCATTCccgataaaaacaaaacaatgacGAGAGAATTTAGTATACTGAACCATTGAATGTTTGTGTGTGGCATTGATTCGAGAATGTAATCCCAACGGGAAGACCATTTCACAGTATTGTTCATGATAAACTTGACCGAGTAAGTGTAAGTGATTTGTAATTTCGTGTTGCGAGGTAAGGTATTTGCTGGAATTTCAATTGCTTCGGGTGAACCACAATCGGGTTTTTCGGGGTTCTTGTGATTTATTGAGCGGGGGATAACTTTAACCGAAATGATACGTCCACCATTGGCGCCAAAGCCAACACCCCATTCTTCGGTGGCACCACTGTGATATGTTATTGTCAAATCAACATGATTAAATGGATAATAGACGCCTGGTTTATTGTAACTTGGATTGATGGGGCAACTTTCATCGCCATCAACTAAATGTCTTACAAGACAACCCATTGGGAAGCCAGTGCTGCAATATTGTTTGTCATTTTCCAAAGGATAGCACCAAGTTACTGGCATATTGTCAACAATCCAGTGATGTTGGTAATTGAGGCTCATACCTTTTTTGAGGACCATCATTCGTCGGTCACTGTCTGGATCACCTCCAGTGTATGATTTTGTGCATACCTttgatttttaaacatttttaattaagaaaGTCATTAAcatgaaatattttataataattaccCTTTCACATTCGACATCtttaagaaattcaattttatatggGCCAGGACGTATTCTCTCTCCAAAGACAACTTGACCAAGATTTTCCACAGGGGAGTTGCCTTCGTCAATAGTACAGAAATCAAAGTGATGGTATTCATATGGAATAACTGATTCTTCTGTATTCAAGCGGTTTACGTAGAGAATTACTTCAGACTGTaaagaaaaagtatttttgttatttttaaaatattctgtTATATTTGTGTAGGGTCCAATGAAATGATAAAAGACTCGGTTATTGGAAATGCTTATGTTATTTAAGCATTGCATTGTCTATAGCaaaattgtaaacgaaaaagatcaaacgataaaacaaaaaatctatcgATAGACAAACAACACTCGCAATAAGGGCTTtagttttatgtttattttgtaaatgCAATTTTGATGCTCTTTTTGGCTGATACCTGttcaagaactttgaaaaggtaataaaatcACTTAAGTCTTTCATACATGAAATTAATTGCTgccatacatatttttaaatattttttcatgtcTTGAATTTCATGTATTGAATGCAGCACTACCGttaagcgactttagtcgctattTGCTATCTTTTTTTTAGGTCTGAGCGACGAagcgatttttcaaaatttcataaaataggGCAATTCCATTATCGCGGTTGCAACATTTATACTCATTCGAAGTATATTTACAAACAAATACGAAAATATATCAATTAAACTATAACTTGAAGGGTACATTTGAACCTGTTAAATTTCGATTCATccataaaattaaatagataCATAAATCGTCACTAGGAAGGGTTCAAAGTGCGATCGCGGGTGCAACAAAATCATCTCTACCTTTTTAGAtcttagtacaaaaaaaaaaaaaaatctgctaattttcaaaaatattggattttttACTTACAAATTTATAGAATGACGTTGAATCAATATTcttaaaacataaacaaaaaataactaagaaaacaaaaatatacaaagagGCAATTATCGTATCGCGGCAATCGCGGATACAACTTCAAACTATCGCGGGTGCAACACATTTACAATGGCTACCAAAAATAAGTAACGGTAAGGAAAATACTTAACACTTAAAAATAACAAGtgtcaaaaataactttaacctCAAGCTATCGGTAATGGCGATTTTGAGCCTGTATTTGCAGTTCGTACCTAGCCATGGTATTTTCCATTATAGCCTTGCCAAGCGCaataaaaca
Proteins encoded in this region:
- the LOC129905257 gene encoding transmembrane 9 superfamily member 2, which codes for MTRKWKNAVSSLSILLMVVLLQQIDLSHQFYLPGLAPVNYCRKSESTGPCKSEVILYVNRLNTEESVIPYEYHHFDFCTIDEGNSPVENLGQVVFGERIRPGPYKIEFLKDVECERVCTKSYTGGDPDSDRRMMVLKKGMSLNYQHHWIVDNMPVTWCYPLENDKQYCSTGFPMGCLVRHLVDGDESCPINPSYNKPGVYYPFNHVDLTITYHSGATEEWGVGFGANGGRIISVKVIPRSINHKNPEKPDCGSPEAIEIPANTLPRNTKLQITYTYSVKFIMNNTVKWSSRWDYILESMPHTNIQWFSILNSLVIVLFLSGMVAMIMLRTLHKDIARYNQMESGEDAQEEFGWKLVHGDVFRPPRKGMLLSVFLGSGVQVTCMTLITLAFACLGFLSPANRGALMTCAMVLYVSLGTPAGYVSARIYKSFGGIKWKSNVMLTSIVCPGVVFCLFFVMNLVLWGEGSSGAVPFSTLVALLALWFGVSVPLTFVGAYFGFRKRALEHPVRTNQIPRQIPDQSVYTQPIPGIIMGGVLPFGCIFIQLFFILNSIWSNQMYYMFGFLFLVFLILVITCSETTILLCYFHLCAEDYHWWWRSFLTSGFTAAYLFIYCCHYFATKLSIKDGASTFLYFGYTAIMVFLFFLLTGTIGFFACFWFIRKIYSVVKVD